The Cellulomonas sp. S1-8 genomic sequence GACCGCCGCCGCGGGCTTCCGGGCGTCGGGCGTCACCGCCGGCCTGAAGACCTCCGGCACGCCCGACATGGCGCTCGTCGTCAACGACGGCCCCCGGCAGGCCGTCGCCGCGGTCTTCACGACCAACCGTGTCGTGGGCGCGCCCGTGATCTGGTCGCGCCAGGTGGTCGCCGACGGCGTCGCGTCCGCCGTCGTCCTCAACTCCGGCGGCGCGAACGTCAGCACCGGCCCGGAGGGCTTCCTCGACTCCCACATGACGGCCGAGCGCGTCGCGACCGCGCTGGGCGTCTCGGCGGGCGACATCGTCGTGTGCTCGACGGGCCTCATCGGTGAGCGCCTGCCGCGCGAGATCCTGCTCGGTGGTGTCGACCTGGCCGCCGCGGCGCTCACGGCGGACGCCGGGCTGGACGCGGCGCGCGCGATCATGACGACCGACTCCGTGCCCAAGACCGCGCACGTCACGGTCGAGACCGCGCAGGGGCCGTTCACCGTCGGCGGCATGGCCAAGGGTGCGGGCATGCTCGCACCGGCGATGGCGACCATGCTCTGCGTGATCACGACCGACGCCGACGTCGAGGCACCGATCCTGGACGGCGCGCTGCGCGCCGCGACCGCCGTGACGTTCGACCGCGTCGACTCCGACGGCTGCATGTCGACCTCGGACACGGTCGCGCTCCTGGCGTCGGGCGCGTCGGGCGTGACGCCGGCGGCGGACGTCCTCGCGGACGCCGTGCTGCGGGTGTGCGCGTCCCTGTCGCGCCAGCTCGTCGCCGACGCCGAGGGCGCGTCGCACGACATCGCCGTGCACGTGGTGCGCTCCGCCACCGAGGCCGGCGCCCTCGCGGTGGCCCGCGCGGTGACGCGGTCCAACCTGTTCAAGGCCGCGATGTTCGGCAACGACCCCAACTGGGGCCGCGTCCTGGCGCAGGCCGGGACGGTCCCCGAGGACGTCGCACCCTTCGACCCCGAGGCGATCGACGTCACGATGAACGGCGTCATGGTCTGCAAGGCCGCCCGCCCGCACGCCGACCGCACCGAGGTCGACCTCGCGGCCGCGCGCGAGGTGCACGTGGTGGTCGACCTGCACGCGGGCGACGCCTCCGCCACGGTCTGGTCCAACGACCTCACGCACGACTACGTCCACGAGAACAGCGCGTACTCCACATGAGCGGCACCGACGTGAACCAGCCACGCCCCGTCCGCGAGGACTTCGTCTTCGACACCCGCACGGACCTGCGTGCCGACCAGAAGGCCGAGGTCCTCGTCGAGGCGCTGCCGTGGCTGCAGCAGTTCGCGGGCGCGCTCGTCGTCGTCAAGTACGGCGGCAACGCGATGATCGACGACACGCTCAAGCGGGCCTTCGCGGAGGACATGGTCTTCCTGCGGCAGGTCGGGCTGCGGCCCGTCGTCGTGCACGGCGGTGGTCCGCAGATCAACGCGATGCTCGACCGGCTGAACATCGCCAGCGAGTTCCGCGGCGGGCTGCGCGTCACGACGCCCGAGGCGATGGACGTCGTGCGGATGGTGCTCACCGGGCAGGTGTCGCGCGAGCTCGTCGGCCTGATCAACGCGCACGCCCCGCACGCCGTCGGGCTGTCGGGGGAGGACGCGGGCCTGTTCCAGGCGCGCCGCCGCACGGTGGTGCTCGACGGGGAGGAGGTCGACGTCGGTCTCGTCGGCGACGTCGTCCAGGTGAACCCCGGTGCCGTCCTCGACCTGCTCGACGCCGGCCGCATCCCCGTCGTCTCGACCGTCGCCCCCGACATCGACGACCCGACGCAGGTGCTCAACGTCAACGCCGACACCGCGGCGGCCGCGCTCGCGGTCGCGCTGGGGGCGCGCAAGCTCATCGTCCTCACCGACGTCGAAGGGCTGTACACCGACTGGCCGGACCGCACGAGCCTCGTGCGGCGCATCCGCGCCTCGGCGCTGGCCGAGCTGCTGCCGGGCCTCGACGCCGGCATGCGGCCCAAGATGGAGGCGTGCTGGCGTGCCGTGGAGGGCGGGGTGCCGCGCGCCCACGTCATCGACGGGCGGGCCACCCACTCGATCCTCGTGGAGGTCTTCACGTCCGACGGCGTCGGCACGATGGTCCTGCCCGACGCCGACCCCGACGGTCACCCGTCGACCGTGCCGGTGCGCGCCGTGCGCCTGGCGAGCGAGGACCAGGAGGGGACGCCGTGAGCACCACACCGGACGCGCCTGCGACCGCGGGTACCACCAGCACGGCCCCCACCACCGGCGCGGGGCGGCACCGCGCCGCGGGGGCCGAGGCCGCGCTGCCGCTGCCGCCGGCCGCGGGCTCGGTGGCCGAGTGGACCGACCGCTACACGCACGCCGTCATGGACACGTTCGGCCCGCCGCAGCGGGTGCTCGTGCGCGGTGAGGGCCCGTACGTGTGGGACGCCGACGGCACGCGCTACCTCGACCTGCTCGGCGGCATCGCGGTGAACTCCCTGGGGCACGCGCACCCGACGCTGACGGCGGCGATCAGCGCGCAGCTCGGCACCCTGGGGCACGTCTCGAACTTCTTCACGAGCCCCGCGCAGGTGGCGCTCAGCGAGCG encodes the following:
- the argJ gene encoding bifunctional glutamate N-acetyltransferase/amino-acid acetyltransferase ArgJ, with the translated sequence MTDHLGPALEGTSPGTSPGVTAAAGFRASGVTAGLKTSGTPDMALVVNDGPRQAVAAVFTTNRVVGAPVIWSRQVVADGVASAVVLNSGGANVSTGPEGFLDSHMTAERVATALGVSAGDIVVCSTGLIGERLPREILLGGVDLAAAALTADAGLDAARAIMTTDSVPKTAHVTVETAQGPFTVGGMAKGAGMLAPAMATMLCVITTDADVEAPILDGALRAATAVTFDRVDSDGCMSTSDTVALLASGASGVTPAADVLADAVLRVCASLSRQLVADAEGASHDIAVHVVRSATEAGALAVARAVTRSNLFKAAMFGNDPNWGRVLAQAGTVPEDVAPFDPEAIDVTMNGVMVCKAARPHADRTEVDLAAAREVHVVVDLHAGDASATVWSNDLTHDYVHENSAYST
- the argB gene encoding acetylglutamate kinase yields the protein MSGTDVNQPRPVREDFVFDTRTDLRADQKAEVLVEALPWLQQFAGALVVVKYGGNAMIDDTLKRAFAEDMVFLRQVGLRPVVVHGGGPQINAMLDRLNIASEFRGGLRVTTPEAMDVVRMVLTGQVSRELVGLINAHAPHAVGLSGEDAGLFQARRRTVVLDGEEVDVGLVGDVVQVNPGAVLDLLDAGRIPVVSTVAPDIDDPTQVLNVNADTAAAALAVALGARKLIVLTDVEGLYTDWPDRTSLVRRIRASALAELLPGLDAGMRPKMEACWRAVEGGVPRAHVIDGRATHSILVEVFTSDGVGTMVLPDADPDGHPSTVPVRAVRLASEDQEGTP